In Subdoligranulum variabile, the genomic stretch CGTTTATCAGGACACCCCCTATGATCTGAGCCAGCTTGAAGCCCTGAAGAAGTAAGGAGTTCCGGCATGGCCAAAATCAGCGCCTGCATTGTGGCGTACTGTGATTATGACGAAGTCTGCGCCGCAGTGCGCAGCATCCTGCACTACACCCCTGCCCCCGACTTTGCCCTGTACGTGGTGGACAACGGCAGCCCCGACGGCTGCGGAAAGGAGCTGGCTGCCACCGACTTCGGCGACGCCCGTGTGACGGTGCTGCCGCTTCCGGAAAACATCGGCTTCGGGAAGGGGCACAATGCCGTGCTGGACCGTCTGCAAAGTGATGTCCATTTCATTCTGAATCCCGACATTCTGCTGACGGAGGACATTCTGGAACCCATGGCCGACTGGCTGCTGTCCGTTCCGGGAGCTGCCATGGCCACCCCGCAGCTGCACTACCCCGACGGACGGTTGCAGCATCTGCCCCGCCGAAAGCCGACGCCCTGGCTGCTGCTGGCCCGCCAGCTGGCGCCCAAATGCAGCGGACCTTTCCGCAAAGCCGACGACCACTATACCATGCAGGACGAAGACCTGACCGTCCCCCGGCGCATCGAGTTCTGCACCGGCAGCTTTATGGCGGTGCGCACCGACGTCCTGAAGAAGATTGGCGGGTTTGATCCGGCCTATTTCATGTATGTGGAGGACGCCGACCTCACCCAGAAGGTTCTGCAGGAAGGCACTGTCTGGCTGGCGCCGCAGTTTTCCGCCGTACATGCCTGGCACCGAGCCCCCATGCGGGACGCCGGCAAGTTCAAGATGCAGCTCATCAGTATGGGCCGTTATTTCCGGAAATGGGGCTGCGGAAAAGGCAGCGTTTGAGTCTTGACAAACTTCGCCCGAATATGCTACAGTAACGATAGCAGGCTGCTGACCGACGGATTTGTGGGGATTACCACAGGGAAGGCAGCCGAAGAAAAAGCCGACCGTCTGGGCTGCATGCACTGAAGCAGGTGTATGCAGCCCTTTGTTTTTACCACACAGGAGGAATTGCGTATGTTGAGCGATATCGAAATTGCACAGGCTGCCGAAATGAAGCCCATCACCGAGATCGCGGCCAAGCTGGGGCTGCAGGGGCAGAGCGTCATCCCCTACGGTCACTACAAAGCCAAGATCGACCACAAACTGGCCAAGGGCGACGGTCCCGAGGGAAAACTGATTCTGGTCACCGCCATCAGCCCCACCCCCGCCGGTGAAGGCAAGACCACCACCAGCGTCGGCCTGGCGGATGCCATGAACGCCCTGGGCAAAAAGACCATGCTCTGCCTGCGTGAACCTTCCCTGGGTCCCGTCTTCGGCATCAAGGGCGGCGCAGCCGGCGGCGGCTATGCCCAGGTCGTTCCCATGGAAGACATCAACCTCCATTTTACCGGCGACATCCATGCTATCGGCACCGCCAACAATCTGCTGGCAGCCATGATCGACAACTCCATCCAGCAGGGCAATCCGCTGAACATCGACCCCCGCCGCATTACCTGGAAGCGCTGCATGGACATGAACGACCGTCAGCTTCGCTTCATCGTGGACGGTCTGGGCGGCAAGGTCAACGGCACGCCCCGTGAGGACGGCTTCGACATCACCGTTGCCAGTGAAGTCATGGCCATCTTCTGCCTGGCCACCGACCTGGAAGACCTGAAAGCGCGTCTTTCCCGCATCGTCTGCGCCTATACCTATGACGGCAAACCCGTCACCGCCGGTCAGATCGGCGCTGCCGGTGCCATGACTGCCCTGCTCAAAGACGCCCTGGATCCCAACCTGGTCCAGACCCTCGAGCACAACCCCGCCATCATCCACGGCGGTCCCTTTG encodes the following:
- a CDS encoding glycosyltransferase family 2 protein yields the protein MAKISACIVAYCDYDEVCAAVRSILHYTPAPDFALYVVDNGSPDGCGKELAATDFGDARVTVLPLPENIGFGKGHNAVLDRLQSDVHFILNPDILLTEDILEPMADWLLSVPGAAMATPQLHYPDGRLQHLPRRKPTPWLLLARQLAPKCSGPFRKADDHYTMQDEDLTVPRRIEFCTGSFMAVRTDVLKKIGGFDPAYFMYVEDADLTQKVLQEGTVWLAPQFSAVHAWHRAPMRDAGKFKMQLISMGRYFRKWGCGKGSV